From Quercus robur chromosome 8, dhQueRobu3.1, whole genome shotgun sequence:
GGAATGTCCATCGTGAAGTACTTCACATTAGAACTTCCATTTGTAGCACCTGCATGAATACGACCaaacataaagtaaaaaattcttgaatgttAAATCAAAGGGTTTTTTCCAAATTGGGTTGGATTGAAGGGTTTTTTCTAATGCAACCCAACTCACATGACTCAGGTTAAGTTGGGTTAAATCAAtgggttatatataaatttagtcatatatatataaagtagaatTTGGCTATATTCTTCATTATGTACGGAAACGTTTGTGATTtacaccgaaaaaaaaaaaaagaaaaaaaaaaagaaaaacacagaaTAAATTGTCCCTTTTCCAAGATGTTTGAAGCATGTGCAACATGCGCAAAAGATTGAGCATGAAGTCTTGGTTTAGTGCAAGACAGTGAGTTCAAACTTGTGttgcaaccaaaaaacaaaaactccacCAATTGTTACAAATGTCATTAATCTGATGCAATGAAGAGAAGACGCACATATTggattatgtaattggttataaTTCAATGAGAAATGAATTTACCTAAGAGTATACCAAAGATAATCAGATTTGTCCTTGGTTGTATTTGTGTGCTCAAGTAATTCATTTGATTTTAATGATGCATCTTCGAAACTCACGATGACATCTTTAAATTCTTTCCTGCTACTAACTGAATCAAaagtttgtgttcattttctgATTATGTCATTATACACCGTTTCAACCTATTTAACACGAGAAAATAGAACTTTTAGCCTGCtatgaaaataaactaaaaaatttcaaaacaatatttcttAAGACTTTATATAAGGCGAATGATTGTAAACGCAGAAgatatcaattaaattctaaacaacAAATTTCCTACTATAAACTTGACAAATATGGGTCTTTTCAGAACAAGGGAATCAAGGCATATTAGAAtacaaatgatattttcaaaacgCAAACAATATATGCTACAAAtttgattaaacaaataaaatttaagcttgtATGGTTTGTAATTAAGCTTGTACagtttgtaattaattaataaaatgttatgaGCTTAAAACCATAGTTATTGCTCTGCCTAATAAGTAGACAATTTAGTATTTCTTCTTCTAACATAGGGGTATCCAGGATTACAAACATTGTTATTGTGATGCAAAAAACATTGTTACATTGTAAGTTATAAATTACCTTTGCTGAATTGAAGGTTATACTTTTACAGTCTAGTAAAATACTGTTTGACTTCGATTTACGTATTCAAGTGGTATATTCAATTGTTAATCAGTGATATATGAGAAAACATAAAGACGCTTGACACATTACCTCTTGTTGTTGACCTAAATGAAAAGTTAGTTCGTGCTCCTTGCACCAAAGTTGGAGAGCACAATTTAATTGCAGCATGCAACTCCTTAAGTTGTCCCCACTTTAGCTGCCTTAATAgtcctaaaattattaaaagctatggattattaatgagtactttattcatataattttagaagCGTGTAAAATATGCTACTCACCATATTCTTCAAGAGGAATGTAATTTTAGACATTGACATGATTAGTTTGAGATAACTAAAAGGCTTACGTAATTTCGAAcactaaaatttataagaaatatatatttacatagaaATATAATAACAGTATTTGATGAGGATTATACCATGTAATAATTTACATAGCTTCCATTTCTTGCAATATAAAGTGCTACTTGAAATGCAATGTCTTCAGTAGACCTTATATATGTCTTCCCTCCATATTTTTTATAGCTTCAAGAGCAAATTAAGTACAGTTACTTTAGTGTTACAATGATTAATAGTCATTTTGTTCTCATTCATTGAAACATTGTTAATGACTAATGCAATTAATGTAGCACAATATTTCTATTATGATAAAAAGATTTTGCAAAATCATCAACTTGGATTCATCTTACAGCCATAAGGATGCTCTAGTACCCTCCTCTAAGTTTGGTTCAGATTGAAAACTCTAGTATTTGATGGTGTCAGTTAGCTTTCAACCCTGTCCAGCATATGAACATGGGGCTGAAAATGGTGGACATGAACAACCTagatcttttaatattttttgcagGTCAATTTTGTGGTTCTTTTACTTTCTGCCCAATAATCCCTGAAGATTTTGTGTACGGCTAGAAGCAAGAAGTTCCATGCTTTGCATATTACATATCACAAACATAATGTTAAATTAGTATGATGTCTTACTATCACAAACATAATCCACTTATGCAGATTGTATGGGAGCCATACACGCATACGCTGGGCTCCCTACCTGCGTATTGCACTGCCGGGCAGCATATTTGGAGGGCCGAGGTGCCGTTGATATTCTTTTGGATAGTGGAGTGGCATCATCCTGAGCGAGTCCTCCGTCAGTTTGGGATGAAGCAACCAGTTCCAAGTGTCGTGGATACGTCGACTACCCTTCACAAGATATCCCTTCAGGGTAAATGGGAGAAGAACTGGGAGGTAGAACATGATCCCTTTATTCAGCAATGGGCCAACCGAGTGAATGTAGTTCGCGGGTCCGATCTCCTAGACGGTGATGATACGTACCTCGTTGAGTACATGATGTGGTACAATCGCCACACAAGGCGGTACATAACACCAGAGTCTGCGTATTGGGAACTCATGGTGAGGCAACAATTCCTATTTTATGGATGAAACCATTGTTCGATTAAATATCCTCAGCAGCTTTATCATGCATGCAAAAGTCCACAATAATTATCATTGTTACATCTCTATAAGTTTCtctgtcattttgttttaaagtcaAAAAATACTGCATGAGTCTTTCATTATGTTTTAAAGTCAAAATACTGCATGATTTAAGTTGTTCATAACAAACTGAATTTGTCTTGATCCAATTTGTTTGCGTGAGGAATGGTTAATGGGCAATGACTAATGATGACCACACCTTTGTTCATATAATTACATTCAACTTTTGAAAagggtgggttgggttgggttttattgtattttattttattttctgtttaattttttttttttgtttttggttggcttGTACTTTCAAATGGACGGTGCAACTCTGTGTAGTAGTGATAAATTCACATTTCATGATAGTTTAGATAGCCTTTCCTCCAGGACTGATTAATGTATTACATATTCCTTGATAGATATTACCTTTAGGATTGGGAAGTCCCTTACTAAACTGTTGGTAGAATGCAATTCCCAACAGCTTAAAGGTCATTTAAAATCTTGCAAGTATGTAGCAAGGAGATGTGCATTTATACTAGATTCAAGTATGATATATGTTCTAAGTTTTTGGTACTTCCCTTGATTGAAACTTGAAGCTCGcgtttgatattttcaattcatttgattTGGGCGTGTACATTAGGAAATAATAACTTCAAAATATGTGTCCTGATTGCAATGTGATATTAATGGAGTTGTAAATCTAGTGAAGCCTAGATACAGAAGTGAAATTCTGATATTTTCACTTATGCTAAGATTGAACTTATGTACAACCAACTATACGTGTTTTTTAGAAGTATTATCTCAATGTTTAGATTGCATAGCGATAAACATAACAGGAAACTGAAAATTCCTGAGTGTTGGGTTGGAACTATAAATTTTTGCACAGGGGGGGCCAACCCCTATTTTTATACACTGTCTTTTTAAAGATGCTTCATAATTATAAGTAATATAAGGATTTCATTAGCTATGtttgctactttttcttttgattttggaacAGATTTATCCAAGTTTTGCATCATACTTGCGTTCTTGCTTTTATGACGCCCTTGTTTTGTAGGTTCGGACGATGATTAGGTCTATACAGAGGTGCGATGAAGGTTCTGACATGCACACTGACCTTACATTTACACTAGAGCTTGTGGAGGAGCTAGGCCGACTTAAATTGGCGAATGCGCTTGCAGAAGCAGTTGACATTGGTACACAGGCCCCAGTTCGTGGCGGGCAACGTGGTGGGTCTCATGGGGGTGGACATCGTGGAGGTGGTCAAGCTGGTCGCAACCGTACGACCGAGTCGGCTCCCATCTACGAGGAAGGGAATAAGTCGGGTGCAGAAGAGGCATGGCTTGGCACTGATTGGGTACTGTCTGATGACGACGGCAGGACACCGCGATGCACGCCTGGCGATGGTGCTGGGCCATCCCATAGCGTCGATCATCAGGGCACTGTTCCAGCCCACACTACATCCCATGGTGCTAGCACGGACTATGAGGGCCCTCCTCGTATGTCGCCCCCAGTTTTCAGTGGATCTGCCCATGATGGTGGATGCATATTTGTCCCCACACCAGGCATGCCTACCCCACCTCTAGTGCATGTGGACCCCACCATGTTAGCTCCATCTCAAACCCCCCACGGAGAGGCTGTACAGATTGAGCAGATACCGGCTGAGGACATTGAGCCGGTGGAGGCTTTGCGGAGATCGCGACACCCGCGTGCGCATGCTCCCGATTGCGGGACCGGTGATGGTATGTACTTCGTCTACACTTCCCATCTTCTTGAGCTACTTCTACTGTgcatttgattgattatgttaatttaattatgctGTTGTGTCTGATGAAACAGGTAAGATTAGACCTGTCAGGGCATATGGGCGGAAACGAAAAGATCATTAAATGCCTTAGTGTATGCTTATACTTCCTGCCTATAGGTGACTGCATAGTTACGTTTCACTTTTCTTCtaaagtagtattttttttttagacctaaCTGCAATGGTGGACACGAAAAGGCCATTGAGCCGGATTGTCCCTGTGTGCTTATTCTTCATGTGTATATGTGACTGGAATAAGCATGCAAAATGTTCTACTAATTGGGGAGAATCTTGGTGGCTGTGCATCTATTTCTGGATCATTGCTTGGGGAGAATACTGGCTGTCAATGTGTTTGTTgtcaagaaattgatattttggagAAAACCCATAAGGCGTATTGTATTTATTGATGTATTAGGAAGTTTTTCTGCACTTGGAGTTTTGATTGTAAATTGACAAATGTCTGGATTGGTATTCATTTGAAGCCaaactttcttgtgtttttgtatgttgtTAGCTACAGTAAAGTGGGTTGTAAGAgagtaatttgtttttttattttttattttttatttttgtgagaaaCAAATGTGTGGTATTGTTGATAAGCAAGAAGAAATAATTTGATACTTTCCGTAAAAGAGTTTCATGACGAAGTTTATGCGGATCAATGGCAGAACCAACTCCTTTGTAGCAAATCAAGGAATGCCAGTCTCTACAATGCTTGGCTACGTATGTGTCTCTCTCCTAATTTTCTGATTCGCCTTTCCTAAAATTCCTAGATTGGTACATCCTCCTTcccattttcttatttttaatctcCTTTAAATCCCCTCCTCTCTAGAATGATTAGATCTGTGTACATTTGATTACAAGTTTGTTAGTAGGAACTTTGGAGaatagaatttatttattttttttctgagTTCTAGAGCAGCTCACAATATAACTTACCTAAAGCTGAAAACGGCAAAAATCTTAGTTATGTGTGCATGTTTTGTTCCTTTCGCTTCTTGGGGtttgtaattgttatttatcattGTATATATTAGCTTTTCATTTTGGTAGCAATTTGGGAACCcaatgagaaacaaaaaattgattattgattttttcatcaattagccttcttattttatgattttcagtatatatatatatatgttgtgtgTGTCATTGGCCAATGAATCAAATCTTGTCCATCATTTGCTTTAATGAAATGATGGAGGCGTTCATTGCTTGAATTGGGGATGAAACAGCCTAATGATTATCTTGAGGGCATGGTATccgttaaaaaattaaaaagtaattgAGTGTGTTTTCTATTCTGGTTGGAAAAGTAATAGGATTTAAAGCTGCTCACTCTTAGTGTTGTACGATGGTTACTCACACCATCAGAGCACACTCCTATAATTATTGCATTTGCACGATAGGCttgttttgttgaattttgtttgTAGTTTCGAGAGATACTTATATGATGATATGTgtttgattttagatttatgTAATTCAAGAAAGTGGTTTAGTTGGCCTCAAGATTGGTGGTTTGATTTGCACGGTGGAAAATCTGATATGCAAGGTTGAAAACAGAACCA
This genomic window contains:
- the LOC126694247 gene encoding uncharacterized protein LOC126694247; protein product: MKQPVPSVVDTSTTLHKISLQGKWEKNWEVEHDPFIQQWANRVNVVRGSDLLDGDDTYLVEYMMWYNRHTRRYITPESAYWELMVRTMIRSIQRCDEGSDMHTDLTFTLELVEELGRLKLANALAEAVDIGTQAPVRGGQRGGSHGGGHRGGGQAGRNRTTESAPIYEEGNKSGAEEAWLGTDWVLSDDDGRTPRCTPGDGAGPSHSVDHQGTVPAHTTSHGASTDYEGPPRMSPPVFSGSAHDGGCIFVPTPGMPTPPLVHVDPTMLAPSQTPHGEAVQIEQIPAEDIEPVEALRRSRHPRAHAPDCGTGDGKIRPVRAYGRKRKDH